Below is a genomic region from Miscanthus floridulus cultivar M001 chromosome 1, ASM1932011v1, whole genome shotgun sequence.
TCGTCGTCGACGACCGGCCTGCGCAGATGGACATATGGAACGTCATCCAGGCCGACGTCGACAAGGTGGCGCCCGCCGGCGCTCAGAAGGCGTCCAAGCCGTACGTGCACCCGCTCGTGCGCCGGTCGTCGAGCCTGATGAGCCAGAAGAGCCTCGAGGTCTGCACGGAGAGCCTCGGCAACGAGACGGGCTCTGGCGACTTCACGTCGTCCCTGGACATGGCCAGCCTATTCGACTCGCCGCTGCCGGCGGCGTCGGCTGCCGCAGCGCCGGAGGAGTCCTTCTGGCAGCACGACGCGGCTCGCTGCTGCGAGGAGGAGCAGTGGGAAAGCAAGGATCTCGCGGCGGTGAACTACCACTGCTCGCCCgggacgcggtcaccgcgccgctcgttcccgccgccgctgccgtccaTGTCGCGCAGCGACGGGCCGTGCCTGCAGATGCGCGCGCGCCGCCAGGACGGGCGCCTCGTGGTCGAGGCCGTGGCGGTGAGGCCGCGCGGGTACCTCCACGCGAAGCGCCAGGGCGGACGCCTCCGCCTCTCCTTCGTCGAGTGCTCTGCTCGCGACCAGAGCGCGGCGAGCAAGATCACCGAGGCCGCAGCAGAGGCGCCGTACTTCCGCACCGTGGAGCCCAGGAGCGTGCAGGAGGAAGAGGCGGCCGTGGAAATGGAGGACgacgaggtgatggaggaggaggaggaggtggaggtggtggacaGGGGCACCGTCGTCGAGGTCAAGGTGAGCACGCAGCCGCAGACGCACACCGCGGCCAAGGTGCACCGCTCGACGCTCGTGATCAACAAGTTCGTCGGCAGCACGCCGGTGTCCGCTGACCAACCCCGGTGCCACACCGACGACACGACACAGCACGAGGCGGACACCTGCGACGAGACGGCGACGGCACAGTCACCACGCCCGACCCTGCGCCGGGTGCCGTCGTCCACGACGACGCTGGCGGCCGCGGTCGCCGTGGCCTCGACGGGGACCGACGTCGACGTCCCGCCGCCtccggaggacgacgacgagtgcGGCGGGCTGCACCTTTCCGGCGCCTCCGCCGCGGCCGAGACCAAGCAGCTCTTGCTGTCGTTCACGTCGCGGAGGGGGGACAAGCAGGACCTGCTGCAGAGCGTGCGGCGGTGCAGGCAGCTGCGGCAGAAGAAGCTCTTCATCCTGGAGCCCTGCTGCATTGCCACCTCCTGAACAACAAAACCATCCATCACAGTCAGAGCCACACTTGCAGCGATGAATGCGACAGTTCGGTCGCGCGCGTCGCCATTGCTAGCTTTAAATTAACAAAAATGCTACAGGACACACGTGTTTCTTGGCTTGTTGGCACGTACATTTTCTGGCTGCAGGATGAAGAATGGAACGTCCCGTCTGTGCTGCTTGCTTTGTGTCTGTCATGTAGGGTCTGGATGTCGGCGTCACTGTTTAATTTTTGGGAGTCGCGCCTGTCTGATTTTCTCATTTTCCTATCGTCTTGTCCCCTCCGACGCTCTCCTGGTACGAGAGGCGACCTCGCCGCTCCGCCCATCCCCTCCGACGCTCTCCTGGTAGGAGAGGCGACCTCGCCGCTCCGCCCCTCCCCGTCTCTGTGTGTCTCCCCGTCCTCACCAATCGGCTACTCGCTCGTCGTCTGCCATTGCTAGAGCTCTGAGGTACCTGCATTCGCCGCATGATCCCCTGTTTCTGCGCTTGTTTGATTTTATTGTCGGCTTCGGAAGTTCCGCTGCTCGCCGGGAGCAGGACTGGCGCCAGGTAGCTTGCCTCCCTGCTAGGATAATGGTGGTTTGCTCTCCCTGCTCAGTGTTGTTTTTTGGTGCTCTGAAGTTTGCCTCATCTGTTTCCTGATGGATGGAGATTTGGGTGGGGGATTTTTGGACGTGGATGGGGGATTTCCGTTGAATTTGCGTTGGATTTGAGGGATTTTGGGTTGTGCCTGTTGATTTGGTTGCAGCAGGGCCGGTTGC
It encodes:
- the LOC136475062 gene encoding protein FAF-like, chloroplastic, which encodes MSVAVCRGPAVPAFEAPCWLRPVEPYKQPEVVVDDRPAQMDIWNVIQADVDKVAPAGAQKASKPYVHPLVRRSSSLMSQKSLEVCTESLGNETGSGDFTSSLDMASLFDSPLPAASAAAAPEESFWQHDAARCCEEEQWESKDLAAVNYHCSPGTRSPRRSFPPPLPSMSRSDGPCLQMRARRQDGRLVVEAVAVRPRGYLHAKRQGGRLRLSFVECSARDQSAASKITEAAAEAPYFRTVEPRSVQEEEAAVEMEDDEVMEEEEEVEVVDRGTVVEVKVSTQPQTHTAAKVHRSTLVINKFVGSTPVSADQPRCHTDDTTQHEADTCDETATAQSPRPTLRRVPSSTTTLAAAVAVASTGTDVDVPPPPEDDDECGGLHLSGASAAAETKQLLLSFTSRRGDKQDLLQSVRRCRQLRQKKLFILEPCCIATS